The DNA sequence TTTTCAAAGAAAGAGGGAGCAAATTACATTTCGCTGACCCAAGTAACCAAATATCGCGGGTTGACTTAGTTAATTAAAAATAGGATGATTATCTTTTTGATCAGGTTTATCCCCTGGTCACGTTCTAATCTAACGGTAGGAGAATTTATTATTATAACTCTTAAAATTTGGTTCACGTGTTTtgcaaaaaaattaaatattatatttttattcaaaaatatatataattccCAAATATAAAAAACTTGGAAAGACGAATGGAGTACTATAAAATTTCGATCAATACTTTgaacaaataaaataaaagaaaacgaaATATTCTATtcaattttttcataaaatttaaagATTTGAAGTAGTACCAGGCGCAGTGTCACCGTTTACACGTGCCCCTGGTCGGTACGTTACATTATATCCTGGGACAGTCTAACCGTCAATAACCGTTGAATGTCCTTAAACAAAGCACTCCCTCTCAATTCACACTTTTCTTACCTTCCTTCTCACTCCAACACATACATGATACATAGTACTAAGTCTAACTAATATTTTATAACATGTTCTGTCTTGTATTGTATGTCCAAAGTCTAAACAGATGCCTTTGGCATATACTTGTTTGATTCCATCTTTGCTTTCTCCTCTTATCCTAAACCTTCTTTACCCTCTTTCTTGATAAACCCATCAATATTAATCTATTTCAACATCTGGGCAtttgtcaaaatttgatttttatttttattttgatggGTCGAAAAAtcttgatttttttgatttttttgggGTTTGTGATAGTTGAAGGGCGTGTAAGAACAACTCTTGAAGGACCATTCAAGCCTGTGACTATTCCTTTAGATGAAACATTTCGAGGAAATGCTATTGACTTGCCTGATGATGATCCTAGAGTTGTGAGGGTTGTTAATGGCTTTCATCCTGAGCaaatctctctttctctttcttctTCCTTTGATTCTGTTTGGGTTTCTTGGATCACAGGTTCTTTTACCCTCTCTTTTTTTTGCTTGTGTGTGTTTTTTTGAATGTTTGTGTGTGAAGGATAATTTTTATTTTGGATGGTGCATGTTACTTTTTTGTTATATATGGGATTGAGCTCAATGATATTGCTTTTATGTTTATGTGTGCTTaaagaaataatttttttaattttattgttGCATTACTTCTCTGTTTAATTTGAAAGAGTAATTCTAGAGCTCCCAAATAATTTCCCTAGAGTTGTCATGATTTTATTGGTTGCTTTCTCATAATTGGAGTATTTTTACTCTTTTTGTTGGTTTTtatgatgtgtgtgtgtgtgtttgaaatTTCTTATTCTCATGTTGCATTACTCTCTTTTCAGTATGAAATCAAAAGTTTACAACTTTTGTGTGTTCTGCTTGTGGTTTGTAGaacataaattttttattttgatgttTGAACATGTGACATGATTTCTCTGTTCACTATGAAGGAATTGGGACTTTTATAACTTAAAGCATAAATTTCTTATTTTGAAGTCGCACATTTGACATTACTTGTCTTCTCCGTTCAAAATGGATTTGGATTATCTAAGTTTTAGACATTACTACTACTTCCCTGGGAAATGAAGAAGATTTTTTAAACTCTATAATAATTGCTTTATAATAACCGGTATAACTTTTGGATTGGTGAAATTGTAGGGGAATATCAGATTGGGAAAAACATAAAGCCATTAGATCCAAAATCTGTAGCAAGTGTTGTTCGATACGGAGAAAGAAATTCTTCATTGAATTATGAAGCAAAAGGAGAGTCACTTATATACAGTCAACTTTATCCGTTTGAAGGCCTTAGTAACTACACGTCTGGGATCATACACCATGTCCGGCTAACAGGTATGTTTAAGTAGCTGAAATTATTTTTACTGGTTAGTAGCACTGGGAATCAGGTTTCAATTCTGGCTCAACTATTTAGTTAATTGTTGGATATTGGGTGTTTTGATATCGCTGCAGGGTGTCAAACTAATATTCTTTCTTTGCTCCCAATGCTATATGCTTTGATCAATATGAATAATGAGGTAGCTAAAATGCCTTTACTAACTAGCTAGTAAATGGTGGGATATTGGGTAGAAAAATGTATTATTTTGTATTTCAAATATTAAATCTTTTTAATGCTGGGTATTGCATAAGTTATACTGTTATCTTTCACAATAGTATAAAAGAATGATGCAAAAAAACAAGTTTGAAAATTTCTTAGAACATTGCCTAATGTCCTAAGGCTAATTTACAAAAACTTAAAATTCAGTCCTACAACTCTCTGTAGCACTTAGATATGTTCCGATTTCGTTGCTCCTGTACATAAGCTAATCCTTCTAATTAAGTCGTCATTTTGTATATCTATTATTATATAGCTTGTTTGTAAGTGGGAGATTTTCTAGTCCTAAATTTTCAGTTACTATTGAAAATTGTTCTAGTGATAGTATGCATCGCCAATCTTTAATATATCAAATtgtcaataaatttctttatttgTGCTTGGCTTGTACTTTGTGTAAAACAATCCCAGATACATTAACTCTACTCATGTGACATGGCCTCttcaattattatttaaaatacaaataaaatCTTGGATCTCATTTCCTATTCTTAAAGTTTGATTCTCTGCCTACAGTTTGATGTATACTTGTATAACTTGATAAAATTTGTTCATTTTCATGTAGGGTTGAACCCTGATACCATTTATTATTATCAATGCGGAGATCCTTCTATCGAAGCCATGAGCAAACTCTTAAGTTTTAGGACCATGCCTGTTTCTGGTCCAACGAGCTACCCAAAGAAAATAGCAGTGCTCGGGGATCTGGGTTTAACATATAATTCTACTTCGACCGTTGACCACATCAAAAGTCACTCTCCCGATCTTGTTGTCCTGGTTGGCGATGTAACTTATGCTAATTTGTATCTGACAAATGGAACTGGATCTGATTGTTATTCGTGCTCATTTCCAGACACTCCTATACATGAGACTTATCAACCTCGTTGGGATTTCTGGGGAAGGTGATTATCCTATTTCTTCACTCTCAAATTTGATTTTATCATTTCTTTTACCATCATGTGCTTTTAGGCATAATGTTCATATCTTTATTCATTAGAATTTTTTGACAGAGAAGTGTCTTCTCTTTTTAATAATAAGGGGTAATatgatgatttttcaaagcaaaaatcATCTTAtcacttttttttaaaaaaaagaaataaaatatcTTATCACCCAACACAGTAGAGAACCAGGGGGGCTCGGCATGTTTTTATTGAATAAGAAGTCGATGAATAATTAGGCTGTCTACATTAAATTTAACAGCATAACCGTCCCTCCCTCTATTGATCTTTGTTAAGTTCCAGTTACTTGattattttttgatttttctgtgctatttaattttctgaaattgaCTGTGTAAATATATGCTTCTTAATTTAGTTGTAATGTTCTTGTGATCTGTTTGGTCAGCCCTATGCGTTCATGTATAATCATGTAGTTACTGTTTCAGATACATGCAACCACTATTGTCTAAAGTTCCAATAATGGTGGTGGAAGGGAATCATGAGATAGAAGAGCAGGTTGATAACAAAATGTTTGAGGCTTACAGCTCTCGATTTGCATTCCCATCTGAAGAAAGTGGATCTAAATCGACATTCTATTACTCCTTCGATGCTGGTGGTATACATTTTGTGATGCTTGGTGCCTACACAGCATATGATAAGTCAGGTAAAAGAACACATGAACGACAGTATTCCTTATTCTTATCCAATTTGACATGAACATATATGCTTTAATTGTGTTTTACAATTAGTTGTAAACTGGACCAAGTATAGAACACAGGTTTACAATTGTAACATTGATGCATACTGAAATAATGAGATCCTCCATATTTGTTACAGCTGACCAATACAAGTGGTTGGAGAGTGATCTGGCTAAAGTTAACAGAAAAGTGACTCCATGGCTAGTAGCTGTTTGGCATCCACCGTGGTACAGCACCTACGTAGCGCACTACAGAGAGGTGGAGTGTATGAGAATAGAAATGGAAGAACTACTATATAAATCTGGGGTTGATATAGTTTTCAATG is a window from the Apium graveolens cultivar Ventura chromosome 1, ASM990537v1, whole genome shotgun sequence genome containing:
- the LOC141675154 gene encoding purple acid phosphatase 15-like; translation: MGRKILIFLIFLGFVIVEGRVRTTLEGPFKPVTIPLDETFRGNAIDLPDDDPRVVRVVNGFHPEQISLSLSSSFDSVWVSWITGEYQIGKNIKPLDPKSVASVVRYGERNSSLNYEAKGESLIYSQLYPFEGLSNYTSGIIHHVRLTGLNPDTIYYYQCGDPSIEAMSKLLSFRTMPVSGPTSYPKKIAVLGDLGLTYNSTSTVDHIKSHSPDLVVLVGDVTYANLYLTNGTGSDCYSCSFPDTPIHETYQPRWDFWGRYMQPLLSKVPIMVVEGNHEIEEQVDNKMFEAYSSRFAFPSEESGSKSTFYYSFDAGGIHFVMLGAYTAYDKSADQYKWLESDLAKVNRKVTPWLVAVWHPPWYSTYVAHYREVECMRIEMEELLYKSGVDIVFNGHVHAYERSNRVYNYTLDPCGPIHVTIGDGGNREKMAISHADEPGNCPEPSTTPDEFIPGFCAYNFTSGPAAGKFCWEKQPEYSAYRESSFGHGILEVKNDTHALWTWHRNQDMYYEAGDQIYIVRQPDKCPVEEKATKLWDSSR